ATCTTTAATTGTCACTACATCCCAATCATCCCTTATCAATTATGAAGCCATTCTAGCTCAAAATTGATAATTCTGATGGTTTTGTGGCATATGTAAAGAGCTAAACTCACAAAAATATAGGCCAATCACCAATCATTCTGACAGGGCATGGCATTTTCTGACAAAATTAAACAGCTCCAGTTTCCTGGGAACCACATTGAAAATCCAATGCATCAAGGCCAGACTAATCCGGAGAATTCTTTCCTGAGTGGAATAAAACAGCGATTGCTTTCATTCATATTCCAGGGACTATGGAATGAAGAAAGAGATGAAACATTGGTTGGTCTTCANTTTTNttttttttttattgctgtACAATATTCTCCTGCATTTTACATAGCTTTTATTCTATGCTTGACGTGTACAGTTCTTATATTATATTGGAAGGTTATCCCCTTCCCCATCTTATACTgaaatttctttccttttgctCTTCAGAGCAAATCGTTTTAAGATCTCACATCTTATATGCTGTCACTTACATTTGAACACTGTTTGTTGCTCTACATCCATATTTCTGTGTCTTCACAGGAATATAAATGTGTGGGAATAGAAATGCATGGCACTTGTTTAATTGTTGTCCGACACAGTCATTATTACAGATGCACACAAACTTTTTGCATTAATTTAAAAGGAGAAATTACAATGAAGGATTGTTGGTAAAATAATTTCCATTTCAAGAATAATCAACCACAAACCAGTTAATCATGTTCCAGTACTGGTTACTGAATGATAACCTATTGACTTTATTAACCACTTGTATTGTATGTTTAATGATTCCTGGACTGTAATAAACACTTTCAGTGTCCCTTCTCTCTAATTTTCCGTTGTCTGCATTTCCGCATATCCCATCTCTATTAGGACAATTTCAAGCATGAGTATGTATATGGATaagaatatgttttaaaatgtgAAATTCCAGGCATGCATATTGCAGCAATGCCTTTTTATAGTGACAAAAAACGGTTTGTCATATATGTACCTTTTTAAATGTTTACCCCTTCAATTTTTCCTGATTACTGTATTGAAATTTTTGCtgtctttattttgtttttccgAAGTTGTGGGGGTACATGACTTTGGCTGCTGTCGTGTATATATGACTTTATCTTCGTATCTTtccaaatttttttacaatttagaaattaattttgttttatttcccTCCCATCTACCAGAGGATTCAAGGGCTTAGAAAGAAGTTTTACTTCCACTTTCAAGATTATGTTGATTTGATTATCTGGAAGGTAGGGTCTTTGACACAGCTTTATCATCTCAAGAACATTTGACTAAGGAATGTAACATTACATCTGCTTAACTCGTGGGCAGGTACAATTCTTGGACCGACACCATTTGCTAATCAAGTTTGGTAGTGTAGATGGAGGGGTGAGTTCTCTTTGTGCCTTTTCCTTTGAACTCTCCGTATTCTTATTGTACCATTCACAGACTCCCTGAGTAGAAGGCAAATTACTTCTAAGAATATGAGAGTGCCAAAgcctaaatataaattaaaaatgatatagcATTTGTTGTTTCCTGTAGCTTGGATATGCAGCCGTCCTACTTGAAGTAGAGTAAAGGTCAACCTATCTTGTTGAAAAGTATTAGTGTCAAAGATAAATGCTTAAATCTTGACACTGATAACAAAAAtcgtatttttcttttaacttgcCTCCTCAAAACATAGTTTCACCATCCTATTactgaaatttaatttagttatcaGACTTGGTTAACAAGGATGGAATTCTTTATCACTAGGTAGTGGAGATCTCATGCAGTCATACCATGTTAGGGACTGACTTTTTAGAGTTTTACAGTTAAGTGGCTCCaagaatgaatttttttcatgttacaATTTGGTACAGATAGAAAAAAGTGGGCCAGGGCTCATGTTTAGGTGTTTATCTGATTAAACATTCGAGAAAATTTCAACCTGGAGATTCAAGTATATNGAAGTAATATGACAAATGTGTTAATCTTTCATGCTTTCAAGCCTCAGGTGTCACGAAATGCTGATCACCACCCTGCTTTTGTTGCTGTATATAACATGGATACAACTGAAATCGTATCATTTTATCAGGTacatttgtttttcatcttgttctattttcttcttgggTTCTATGTGTTGGTCTGTTGGTGTTTTTAGTGACTCGGTTTTAAATCTTTATCAGAATTCTGCAGATGAGCTTTATCTGTTGTTTGAGCAGTTCTGTGACCACTTTCATGCAACATCAAGAAATTTAATGTATATGAATTTCATATCTTCTCATTCAAACAATATCCATGCACGGGAACAGCTACGGAGCATAAAAGATAAGGCAAGCAACCCTTCACAGGTAGTGAGGTTTTGTTGGTTGTATCCCCTCTTGCTCCCTTCCGGATAAAGGAAAGCTAACGAGttctgaatatatatatatatatatatgtgtgtgtgtgtgttgttttgCAGTTTGTGAAGAAGATGCTTGCTTCTTTGCCTTTCAGCTGTCAGTCTCAGAGTCCTTCTCCTTACTTTGATCAATCTCTTTTCCGGTTTGATGACAAGGTTTACTATAGATGTTTCTATTTTCCATTCAGTGACCAAAATTCTNtttaattaaattttatatattttggacAAAGTTGGGTATATGCTTGTGAAAGTGGAGTTCCAGCTGTTAGATGAgcattatcaaataataatttcgTTGGAATTGGGAATCACATTGAGGTCCTCCTTTGGAGAAAGACTATAACATCAGTTGGACTTATTGCTTAGGGCCTCTCTTTTTATCCTGTTTGGTAAGGTACCATGTCGAATGCCCATTTTTTCAATGTTGAGGCTTTTAGATGTGTGGAAAGAAATTTGAAGCTTAGTTTGTTTTGGTGGAGATGCCGGTGACCTTTGCAACACTGACTTTGCCACCTAGTATCTTAAAAGTGATATAGTTATTGGAATATGGATTCTATGGCCTGATTACTGATGTAGAGATtcctattttattgaaaaaagagGGGTGACCGGAGGTGTAAGATTTTACTTNgaattagttttgtttttcaagAGTGATTTTCTATGGTTAATTTATGTGTGAGAAAAGGGATTTGGAGGGAAGAAGATTTGACATGAAATAGGAGGTTGCTTGCATACACGCATTAAGCATATGCGCATGCACAACTATCTGCAAGATTTGCTAAATAATAGATGaataattaacttttgtttCTCTCCTTTATAGTCCACACAATATGTTCTTTCACTTGTGTATTTTTAATTCTTGCCCGTCATTGCAGCTGATTTCTGCAACTGATCGACATAGGCAGTCAACTGACCATCCAATCAAGTTCATTTTAAGGAGGCGTCCATATTCTCTCAAATTTAAGATCAAACCAGGTGCGTTTTTCTCTTGTTCAAGCTTGTACTGCTTTCTAAACTTAAAATTGACAAGGTTCCCTCACTTTCGAAAGTAAAATAAGGGATGGGATGTGGGTTTTCTCATATGGTAATTATTTCCGACATGAATCAACAAGTTATCCACTCAACATTCATCTGCTTTCTGACATAAACTCAACGAACTTCGTTAATTAGGTCCTGAAGCTGGTAGTATGGACGGTCGTGCAAAAAAGATCTCTTCGTTCCTTTTTCATCCAATTT
The sequence above is drawn from the Vigna radiata var. radiata cultivar VC1973A chromosome 3, Vradiata_ver6, whole genome shotgun sequence genome and encodes:
- the LOC106757024 gene encoding light-mediated development protein DET1-like produces the protein MYRSSNIVARIFNRQICTPPPGTSVHHARCFYENLVPSYTIYEVECPDHLFRKFTDDGLYLISFSRNYQELIVYRPRWLSFSCKDEDCDKHDLPSRAKRFDSFFTQLYRVPLASCNELICKDFFLYLESQQFGLFATSTPAQVSDAPAVGGAVHGVPSIEKITFHLLRLEDGEILDKKVFCNDFVNLTHNTGVFLYDDLLAIVSLRYQTIHVLQIRDAGNLVDVRAIGEFCREDDQLFLNSNAQLQFPGNHIENPMHQGQTNPENSFLSGIKQRLLSFIFQGLWNEERDETLRIQGLRKKFYFHFQDYVDLIIWKVQFLDRHHLLIKFGSVDGGPQVSRNADHHPAFVAVYNMDTTEIVSFYQNSADELYLLFEQFCDHFHATSRNLMYMNFISSHSNNIHAREQLRSIKDKASNPSQFVKKMLASLPFSCQSQSPSPYFDQSLFRFDDKLISATDRHRQSTDHPIKFILRRRPYSLKFKIKPGPEAGSMDGRAKKISSFLFHPILPL